Sequence from the Pararhizobium gei genome:
ACCTCTATGAAGAAATCTTCCACCCCGTCGCGGGCCGTCTGCTGCAATTATGCGATGCCGTCCTGCGCCTGCCCGGAGAGTCCAGGGGCGCGGACAATGATGTGCGGATCGCAAGGGAGCGCGGCATTCCGGTCTATTTCAGCCTCGACGAGGTGCCGGGTTGTGCGCAAAGCGCCGTGGCATAAGCGATGCGGCGCCGCTCCGGCCGGGTGCGAAGCGGCGCCATCACGGGCGCGCGGCCCGCTAACAGCCTCGGCAGGGCGCTACGCGTGGAAAAGGCCCGGGGAGGGGAAGGTCGCCGAGTTTACGCATGTCCATCACTGCGATCTCCGGGTGTTGCAGCGGGTCGAGGATCCAGCCAGTCTCCGCGCGCTCATCGGTCGCGGTTGGCATTTTCAACAACCTGCCGAGCAGGGACGAAAGCTTCGACATGGCAACACCTGTCTTTTAAACATTTGATTGCCTGATGATCGGCTTCGTGCGGGTTAATTACAATTGAGTTTGCTGCGCGCCGGGTATAGAAAAACTATATGAAAGACCTGAACCTTGTCCATCTCAACGGTTTGCGCGCCGT
This genomic interval carries:
- a CDS encoding DUF4406 domain-containing protein — translated: MLILIAGPYRSGTGDDATKMAENLKRLEAPSYRLFQAGHLPMIGEWVALPVWNAAGGKTIGDDLYEEIFHPVAGRLLQLCDAVLRLPGESRGADNDVRIARERGIPVYFSLDEVPGCAQSAVA